The following are encoded in a window of Bacteroidota bacterium genomic DNA:
- a CDS encoding zinc-binding dehydrogenase produces MKNQNSSNKMRAIVLKEYHTNLIKVLKNLEIAEIEIPQPMGDQVLVKVEASPCNPSDIAFMRGMYNVKKTLPKVMGFECSGKIVSTGDSPEASILLGKNVSCFSQGNENGTWAEYFLTSAKNCIPLVEEIDMDQAACLSINPFTAFALFELAKARGSKAIVQTAAAGQIGQIVQKFAMQESMDLINIVRKDAHVEELKNAGAKYVLNLLDEKFNIEFAELCEKLNPTTVFEAVGGETTGNILNLMPENSQVVVYGGLSGDNIGGIDVLQTIFHNKSIIGFNLNDFIENQSADDFEKISLQLQNKIIEKQIETKIQKAIKLDGIVRGLLQYMSKMSDGKILIKPFL; encoded by the coding sequence ATGAAAAACCAAAATTCTTCAAATAAAATGCGAGCGATAGTCTTGAAAGAATATCACACGAATTTGATAAAAGTTTTAAAAAATCTTGAAATAGCTGAAATCGAAATTCCACAACCTATGGGCGATCAGGTTTTAGTGAAAGTTGAGGCTAGTCCATGCAATCCTTCAGATATTGCTTTTATGCGGGGAATGTATAATGTAAAAAAAACACTTCCAAAAGTAATGGGTTTCGAGTGCAGCGGAAAAATAGTATCAACAGGCGATTCTCCCGAAGCATCAATACTTTTGGGCAAAAATGTTAGTTGTTTCTCGCAAGGAAATGAGAATGGGACTTGGGCTGAATATTTTTTAACAAGTGCAAAAAACTGCATACCACTGGTCGAAGAAATTGATATGGACCAGGCTGCATGTTTATCTATAAATCCTTTCACTGCATTTGCCCTTTTCGAACTTGCAAAAGCACGAGGAAGCAAAGCAATAGTGCAGACTGCTGCCGCCGGACAAATTGGGCAAATCGTTCAAAAGTTTGCTATGCAAGAATCTATGGATCTTATCAATATTGTAAGGAAAGATGCTCATGTAGAAGAACTGAAGAATGCCGGTGCAAAATATGTTTTGAATCTCCTTGATGAAAAATTTAATATTGAATTTGCTGAATTGTGCGAAAAACTGAATCCCACAACTGTATTTGAAGCAGTGGGAGGCGAAACAACCGGGAATATTCTTAATTTGATGCCAGAAAATTCGCAAGTGGTAGTTTACGGAGGACTATCGGGCGACAATATTGGAGGAATTGATGTTTTGCAAACAATCTTTCACAATAAATCTATAATTGGTTTCAATCTGAACGATTTTATAGAAAATCAATCAGCTGATGATTTCGAAAAAATCTCTCTTCAACTTCAAAACAAAATAATTGAAAAACAGATAGAAACGAAAATTCAAAAAGCTATAAAACTTGATGGTATCGTTCGAGGACTATTACAATATATGTCGAAAATGTCTGATGGTAAAATTCTAATTAAACCATTTTTATAA